Proteins encoded within one genomic window of Entelurus aequoreus isolate RoL-2023_Sb linkage group LG26, RoL_Eaeq_v1.1, whole genome shotgun sequence:
- the apcdd1l gene encoding protein APCDD1-like, translating to MSTLRGVCLLWQVALMVATGSKLWEVPTSSTNLNESLPGGPHCHYRQDGVRITAEIPPKLDGTWLSTRCEVRPGPEFLIRSYTFHPTRHFQALQHYYSDSGCEDPAYSLLIQGKLRLRQASWITRGATEANHHLSKVAIVIHSLGAKHKLVSRLPASCVGPTLGRLVVGKPHDLHNTRAGRGCLAAMGFSMIEMAVVRVETQHRNHGGEIQDLFLGDIQTDWTQRTHYRPTGYQQPLQSAMHHIHPCPVCALVYRSTEQYPPVLPHRPQVPISLAGCWVSQRCETRPNVLFLTREFHFDPDEHAWEGIYHHYSDPFCSQSTFTLRASGHYAQGNPSVKVPGATEFVFKVTEVRVTADEEPTAKLLNGTKTGKCGRAGAWQVGVEQDLSPTHGCTVLGIKLPHKEYELFKVELDHRKHPLLYVGERPKDGSTPDRPSKRATSFQPPMMLCSHRETQPSSRHSSGLNSKQVQVDTSGTGRLTQILLVVLGSALCSWIWVF from the exons TTGCCTTGATGGTCGCGACTGGAAGTAAACTTTGGGAGGTGCCCACCTCCTCCACCAACCTTAACGAAAGCCTGCCAGGGGGGCCACACTGCCACTACCGCCAGGATGGAGTGAGAATCACAGCGGAGATACCGCCAAAGTTGGATGGCACCTGGCTGTCAACAAG ATGTGAAGTTCGTCCAGGTCCAGAGTTCCTCATTCGTTCCTACACCTTCCACCCGACTCGTCACTTCCAGGCCCTGCAGCACTACTACTCAGACAGCGGTTGTGAAGATCCCGCTTACTCCTTGCTGATCCAGGGCAAGCTCCGCCTTCGCCAGGCCTCTTGGATCACCCGGGGCGCCACCGAAGCCAATCACCACCTCAGCAAGGTGGCGATAGTCATCCACAGCCTGGGAGCCAAGCACAAGCTGGTTTCCAGGCTGCCCGCGTCCTGCGTGGGTCCGACGCTGGGTCGGTTGGTAGTCGGCAAGCCCCATGACCTTCACAATACCCGGGCAGGGAGGGGATGCCTGGCAGCTATGGGCTTCTCCATGATAGAGATGGCTGTGGTTAGGGTGGAGACTCAGCACCGCAACCATGGGGGGGAAATCCAGGACCTATTCCTGGGAGACATACAAACTGACTGGACACAGAGGACTCACTACAGACCTACCGGGTACCAGCAGCCACTGCAGAGCGCCATG CATCACATCCACCCCTGTCCGGTCTGTGCTCTGGTGTACCGCTCCACAGAACAGTACCCCCCAGTGCTGCCTCACCGTCCGCAGGTTCCTATTTCTCTAGCTGGTTGCTGGGTGAGCCAGCGATGCGAGACTCGTCCCAACGTTCTCTTCCTCACCCGAGAGTTCCACTTTGATCCAGATGAGCATGCATGGGAGGGGATCTACCATCACTACTCGGACCCCTTCTGCTCTCAGAGCACCTTCACCCTGAGAGCCTCGGGTCACTACGCTCAGGGAAACCCTTCCGTCAAAGTACCGGGAGCCACTGAGTTTGTATTCAAAGTGACTGAAGTGAGAGTGACGGCTGACGAGGAGCCCACGGCTAAGCTGCTGAACGGGACAAAGACGGGAAAGTGTGGTCGTGCGGGAGCTTGGCAGGTCGGGGTGGAGCAGGACCTGAGTCCTACTCACGGGTGCACGGTGCTCGGCATCAAGCTGCCACATAAGGAGTACGAGCTCTTTAAAGTCGAGCTGGACCACAGGAAACACCCGCTGTTGTATGTTGGGGAGAGGCCGAAAGACGGTTCCACCCCAGACCGGCCATCAAAGAGAGCGACTTCCTTTCAGCCTCCCATGATGCTTTGCAGCCACAGGGAGACACAGCCTTCCAGTCGCCATAGCTCAGGACTTAACAGCAAGCAAGTCCAGGTGGATACCAGTGGGACCGGGAGGCTGACACAGATCCTGTTAGTTGTCCTCGGATCTGCTCTGTGCAGCTGGATTTGGGTTTTTTAG